A genomic window from Pirellulaceae bacterium includes:
- a CDS encoding alpha/beta hydrolase: MMPRPYYFLVAILILFPWSDSSTHAEDAKTHSAGKTDSANVIWLISSRHLPSSNCHSVVDPTTLQFTRLDEAGSTVPGNLSEFEADGVGRRTCIYVHGNRVSSSYAAYRGLRVYRKLECQKFGSESMRFVIWSWPSDRVKGLVRDARVKAARTDSESFYLASVLETQPENEPLSLIGFSFGGPIISGALHLLAGGAICGCSLDLETAHRLNADVVLMAPAMGNRWLSPSGRYGLAAGQIERLLLLYNSRDRALKQFWVISSQRPVTALGYRGFDGTCLGELKGRIRQCDVSRQIGREHTARLYLNSGYVSRMMENGAMGQE; encoded by the coding sequence ATGATGCCAAGGCCATATTATTTTTTGGTTGCAATCTTAATTCTTTTCCCGTGGTCGGACTCATCGACGCACGCCGAAGATGCCAAGACCCATTCAGCAGGCAAGACAGATTCTGCAAATGTGATTTGGCTCATTAGTAGCCGGCATTTGCCATCTTCGAACTGTCATAGCGTCGTCGATCCAACAACGCTGCAATTCACTCGCCTGGATGAGGCTGGAAGCACGGTTCCCGGGAATCTTTCCGAGTTTGAAGCCGATGGTGTTGGCCGCCGAACGTGCATCTATGTACACGGTAATCGTGTTTCATCGAGCTATGCTGCTTATCGCGGCTTACGTGTTTATCGAAAACTGGAGTGCCAGAAGTTTGGCTCAGAATCAATGCGATTTGTGATCTGGTCCTGGCCTTCTGACCGAGTGAAGGGGCTTGTGAGGGATGCCCGCGTCAAGGCGGCGAGGACCGATTCAGAATCCTTTTACCTGGCATCTGTCTTGGAGACCCAACCAGAAAATGAGCCGCTCAGCTTGATCGGCTTCAGTTTTGGAGGGCCCATCATCAGCGGCGCATTGCACTTGTTGGCCGGTGGAGCGATTTGCGGCTGTAGTTTGGATTTGGAAACAGCTCATCGACTGAATGCTGACGTCGTTTTGATGGCGCCCGCGATGGGAAACCGGTGGTTATCACCCAGCGGTCGATACGGCCTGGCCGCTGGCCAGATCGAACGCTTGTTACTGCTTTACAATTCTCGCGACCGTGCGTTGAAACAGTTTTGGGTCATATCGAGCCAAAGACCGGTCACGGCGCTGGGATATAGAGGCTTCGATGGTACTTGTCTCGGCGAGCTTAAAGGGCGGATACGCCAGTGTGATGTTAGTCGACAGATCGGTCGCGAGCATACAGCTAGGCTCTATCTCAACAGCGGTTATGTTTCTCGGATGATGGAGAACGGAGCGATGGGGCAGGAGTAG